A window of the Microtus pennsylvanicus isolate mMicPen1 chromosome 4, mMicPen1.hap1, whole genome shotgun sequence genome harbors these coding sequences:
- the LOC142849051 gene encoding prolactin-7A1-like: MPLSFSQPCSWALLVLLVSNLLLWEKVASAPLNSNETDELYLTELFDHAMLLCQNISDLNMDLPRIFTVSASSAKVSDKFVSTSLTSIFFTLSLHMLEFLGNQEFLVKNLISCHNYSIKTPENIDEVQKISLEDFPKLILSRMQAWNDTLHNLLIILGSMPGSHNDVLSLAKDIRTKTTELFEDTNSILSKIYGTTENVDYTVWSGLEDIQSSDEDSRFIALCKLSYCLHTDLQSVDLSLMILRCTVLVNSDICSSPRIGNS, encoded by the exons ATGCCACTGTCTTTCTCTCAGCCGTGCTCCT GGGCACTTCTGGTGCTGCTAGTGTCAAACCTCCTTTTATGGGAGAAAGTGGCCTCTGCACCTTTGAATAGCAATGAGACTGATGAACTGTACCTCACGGAACTCTTTGACCATGCAATGCTACTCTGCCAGAATATCAGTGACCTCAACATGGATTTGCCTAGGATATTT ACCGTCAGTGCATCATCTGCAAAAGTTTCTGATAAATTTGTAAGTACCTCGCTTACTTCCATCTTCTTTACTCTAAGTCTTCAT ATGCTTGAGTTTCTTGGAAATCAGGAATTCCTGGTTAAGAATCTCATCTCCTGCCACAATTATTCCATCAAAACACCAGAAAACATTGATGAAGTCCAAAAGATCTCT CTTGAAGACTTTCCAAAACTGATACTGAGCAGAATGCAGGCTTGGAATGACACTCTTCATAACCTCCTGATCATACTTGGAAGTATGCCAGGATCACACAATGATGTCCTATCATTAGCCAAAGATATTAGGACAAAAACTACAGAGCTTTTTGAAGACACCAATAGTATACTCAGCAAG ATTTATGGAACAACAGAAAATGTGGATTATACCGTCTGGTCTGGTCTCGAAGACATTCAGTCATCTGACGAAGACTCTCGCTTTATTGCCCTTTGTAAATTATCATATTGCTTGCACACTGATTTACAATCAGTTGACCTTTCTCTCATGATCCTGAGATGTACAGTGCTTGTTAATAGTGACATATGCTCATCCCCAAGAATTGGAAATTCATGA